The following coding sequences are from one Malaciobacter pacificus window:
- a CDS encoding methyl-accepting chemotaxis protein — protein MFKNTTIRSTMMIFSSIIIIVAISNMVISYLNLSSVNKKVESQANDVLPISFELLALEKNTIQIQQWLTDISATRGAEGYDDGFSEAKVYFEKANKNIDRLIELNKLNNHLEQIPILDSFRNDLKSFYEMGYKMAEVYIKDGPEFGNKMMEKFDPYATKITTQLQKMISYEEEINRSLEKDIVDSVHASLTISILLGFLLLIVLTIIFVSLYYKTVPKIEAFEHGLKDFFRFLNKETKEVVLLDDSTDDDIGQMSKVINENIKKTQKDILRDSEFIADVTRFVNELKSGNMLAKIEKDTDSQDLKELRKLLIELQDYLEHTIARDLNRLLDILSSFSRYDYTPRFENAYGKVAVAVNELGDAITSMLIENKSNGLTLEQNSKTLMNNVHELSNSSTSAAASLEQTAAALEEITSTIKNDNVKVNQMSQYANELSSSSTKGQTLASQTTNAMDEINDKVTAINEAISVIDQIAFQTNILSLNAAVEAATAGEAGKGFAVVAQEVRNLASRSAEAAKEIKDLVEDATLKANSGKTIASEMIEGYNGLNENIAKTLELIKDVESSSKEQLAGISQINDAVTSLDKQTQQNAEVASVTKTIAESTQTIAHTVVENANAKDFKGKDTVVAKKVELAHQVNVSSSTVTTSKPKIVEPRPIKTTTNSNTIISSNNDNDEWESF, from the coding sequence ATGTTTAAAAATACAACGATTAGATCAACTATGATGATTTTTTCATCAATAATTATAATAGTTGCAATATCAAATATGGTAATTAGCTACTTAAATTTAAGTAGTGTAAATAAAAAAGTAGAGAGTCAAGCAAATGATGTATTACCAATTTCATTTGAGTTATTAGCTTTAGAAAAAAATACAATTCAAATACAACAGTGGCTTACAGATATATCTGCAACTAGAGGTGCTGAAGGTTATGATGATGGTTTTAGTGAAGCAAAAGTATATTTTGAAAAAGCAAATAAAAATATTGATAGATTAATTGAATTAAATAAATTAAATAATCATTTAGAGCAAATTCCTATTTTAGACTCATTTAGAAATGATCTAAAATCTTTTTATGAAATGGGTTATAAAATGGCAGAGGTTTATATAAAAGATGGTCCAGAGTTTGGAAATAAAATGATGGAAAAATTTGATCCATATGCCACAAAAATAACAACTCAACTTCAAAAAATGATTTCATATGAAGAGGAAATAAATAGAAGTCTTGAAAAAGATATTGTTGATTCTGTTCATGCTTCATTGACTATTAGTATTTTACTAGGATTCTTACTATTGATTGTACTTACTATTATTTTTGTAAGCTTGTATTATAAAACTGTTCCAAAAATTGAGGCTTTTGAACATGGTTTAAAAGATTTCTTTAGATTTTTAAATAAAGAAACAAAAGAGGTTGTTCTATTAGATGATAGTACAGATGATGATATTGGTCAGATGTCAAAGGTTATTAATGAAAATATTAAGAAAACTCAAAAAGATATTTTAAGAGATAGTGAATTTATTGCAGATGTTACTAGATTTGTAAATGAACTAAAATCTGGAAATATGTTAGCTAAAATTGAAAAAGATACAGATTCTCAAGACTTAAAGGAACTTAGAAAATTATTGATTGAATTACAAGATTATTTAGAACATACAATTGCAAGAGATTTAAATAGATTGCTTGACATACTATCTAGTTTTAGCAGATATGATTATACTCCAAGATTTGAAAATGCTTATGGAAAAGTAGCAGTTGCTGTTAATGAACTTGGTGATGCTATTACTTCTATGTTAATTGAAAATAAATCAAATGGTTTAACATTAGAGCAAAATTCAAAAACTTTGATGAATAATGTACATGAATTAAGTAATTCATCAACTAGTGCAGCAGCTTCACTAGAGCAAACAGCAGCAGCTTTAGAAGAGATAACTTCTACAATTAAAAATGATAATGTAAAAGTAAATCAGATGTCACAATATGCAAATGAATTATCTTCTTCTTCAACAAAAGGTCAAACATTAGCTTCTCAAACAACAAATGCAATGGATGAAATAAATGATAAAGTAACAGCTATTAATGAAGCAATTTCAGTAATTGACCAAATAGCATTCCAAACAAATATTTTATCATTAAACGCTGCAGTTGAAGCAGCAACAGCTGGTGAAGCTGGTAAAGGATTTGCTGTAGTTGCACAAGAGGTTAGAAACTTAGCTTCAAGAAGTGCAGAGGCTGCTAAAGAGATTAAAGATTTAGTAGAAGATGCTACACTAAAAGCAAATAGTGGTAAAACTATTGCTTCTGAGATGATTGAAGGTTATAATGGTTTAAATGAGAATATTGCTAAGACTTTAGAGTTAATTAAAGATGTTGAAAGTTCATCAAAAGAACAATTAGCTGGAATTTCTCAAATAAATGATGCAGTTACTTCTCTTGATAAACAAACACAACAAAATGCAGAAGTGGCTTCAGTGACTAAAACTATTGCTGAGTCAACTCAAACTATTGCACATACTGTTGTTGAAAACGCAAATGCTAAAGATTTCAAAGGTAAAGATACAGTAGTAGCAAAGAAGGTTGAATTAGCTCATCAAGTTAATGTGAGTAGTTCTACTGTGACTACTTCAAAACCTAAAATTGTAGAGCCTAGACCTATTAAAACAACAACTAATTCAAATACTATTATTTCATCAAATAATGATAATGATGAATGGGAAAGTTTTTAA
- a CDS encoding TolC family protein translates to MRVFRFIVFIFFIVDFSIASEYEIDIYLDNEVSFYSQAIKKETKTLLDLDDNITYKFNSCEKQDCANLIKINKDSIFVFKSQNSFKSTKNHVINYDKIITLYDENRVIRTTSISILELLKENIKKKSIYLKSDYINNDEEKIDKNLKKYSLLDIYNLIDKNNLTLKQNINELTFSKLNKDEAVSLYKPKVELFADVIQIDADRAKYSSGLYSEGTVDYGLKVTQLIYSNQVIKNIEIKKYLDKSVKNRVKNEKNEVIYKSILTYLNILKLKKYNDIINVKKDFITKNLQLSNQRVQIGVQNRSDIYRWKNELASVNIELANSLKQLENLKLNLSNMILLDEKYDLENYGLYSSIFKINDNTAIKYINNEKIQDYFFENMIFKHPSLKYIDELINAKNEQYDMNKQSRYLPTVSLQAQGKKIEDRYGSASNFPRPWDNNELQVVLNLNLPLYEGGKKSLDIQRSEVELLNLKLKYNEVKNLIKTNLLQNYDSIKKSYSKIKYSQESQSFSKKNYALVLDRYKKGKENIISVLDAQNSYIVSRLNKNISIIDYLADLTSIYYFTGNIDVLIDKNKKIELEKEILRIVNEN, encoded by the coding sequence ATGAGAGTTTTTAGATTTATAGTTTTCATTTTTTTTATAGTAGATTTTTCTATTGCAAGTGAATATGAAATTGATATATATTTAGATAATGAAGTTTCATTTTATTCTCAAGCTATAAAAAAAGAGACAAAAACACTTTTGGATTTAGATGATAATATAACTTATAAATTTAACTCTTGCGAAAAACAAGATTGTGCTAATTTAATAAAAATAAATAAGGATTCTATTTTTGTATTTAAGAGTCAAAATAGTTTTAAAAGTACAAAAAATCATGTAATAAACTATGATAAGATAATAACCTTATATGATGAAAATAGAGTTATAAGAACTACTAGTATCTCTATTTTAGAACTTTTAAAAGAAAACATTAAAAAAAAGAGTATATATTTAAAAAGTGATTATATAAATAATGATGAAGAAAAAATAGATAAAAATCTAAAAAAATATTCATTATTAGATATTTATAATTTAATTGATAAAAATAATCTAACATTAAAGCAAAACATTAATGAACTGACTTTTAGTAAACTAAATAAGGATGAAGCAGTAAGTTTATATAAGCCAAAAGTAGAATTATTTGCAGATGTCATTCAAATAGATGCAGATAGAGCCAAATATAGTTCAGGACTTTATTCTGAAGGTACAGTTGATTATGGTTTAAAAGTAACTCAATTAATCTATTCAAATCAAGTGATAAAAAATATAGAAATAAAAAAATACCTAGATAAATCTGTTAAAAATAGAGTTAAAAATGAGAAAAATGAAGTAATTTATAAATCAATTCTAACTTATTTAAATATTTTAAAGCTAAAAAAATATAATGATATTATCAATGTTAAAAAAGATTTTATTACTAAAAACTTGCAGTTATCAAATCAAAGAGTTCAAATTGGTGTTCAAAATAGAAGTGATATTTATAGGTGGAAAAATGAACTTGCTAGTGTAAATATTGAACTTGCCAACTCTTTAAAACAGTTAGAAAATTTAAAGCTAAATTTATCAAATATGATTTTATTAGATGAGAAGTATGATTTAGAAAATTATGGTTTATACTCTTCAATATTTAAAATAAATGATAATACTGCGATAAAATATATCAATAATGAAAAAATTCAAGATTATTTCTTCGAAAATATGATTTTTAAACATCCCTCTTTAAAATATATCGATGAATTAATAAATGCAAAAAATGAACAGTATGATATGAATAAACAATCAAGATATTTGCCTACAGTTTCTTTACAAGCTCAAGGTAAAAAAATAGAAGATAGGTATGGAAGCGCATCTAATTTTCCTAGACCTTGGGATAACAACGAATTACAAGTTGTTTTAAATTTAAATTTGCCTTTATATGAAGGTGGAAAAAAATCACTTGATATTCAAAGAAGTGAAGTAGAGCTTTTAAATTTAAAGCTAAAATATAATGAAGTTAAGAATCTAATTAAAACTAATCTTTTACAAAACTATGATTCTATAAAAAAGAGTTATTCTAAAATTAAATATTCTCAAGAGTCTCAATCTTTTTCTAAAAAAAATTATGCTTTAGTTTTGGATAGATATAAAAAAGGTAAAGAAAATATTATATCTGTACTTGATGCTCAAAATTCATATATTGTTTCAAGATTAAATAAAAACATTTCAATAATTGACTATTTAGCTGACTTAACTTCAATATATTATTTTACTGGAAATATTGATGTATTAATAGATAAAAATAAAAAAATAGAATTAGAAAAAGAGATATTAAGGATTGTAAATGAGAACTAA
- a CDS encoding efflux RND transporter periplasmic adaptor subunit — translation MRTNYLLWILVVLFFSACEDVNKKQEIKDNNKTVFATNVKLKDDNQNRIFYATATTTNQIKTSFKVQGNIKKLDLKIGDEVSKNQLISKLDSKPYELKVSQVRYGLSEAKASLKNAQSNYERVKKLYINQNASTSDIDNAKAKLDASKAKVKNILQELEYAKLQESYTKLYSPIDGYISSKFAQENENIQAGMPIVLISDKLVNEVHVQVPEDFVNKLKKDDEVKVLFNSISKKTYNGKISEISKFSSQNEKLYLVIIKLLNSDEQIKIGMSGEVYFNINENMNSSVYLVPSSSVLSDGDNHFVYVLSKDENLYLIQKQEVKVGELSSAGYEITEGLNSKDLVLKAGMSEVFEGMKVELGNKKELGL, via the coding sequence ATGAGAACTAATTATTTATTATGGATACTAGTAGTTTTATTTTTTAGTGCTTGTGAAGATGTAAATAAAAAACAAGAAATAAAAGATAACAATAAAACAGTTTTTGCAACTAATGTAAAATTAAAAGATGATAATCAAAATAGGATTTTCTATGCCACAGCTACAACAACTAATCAAATAAAAACAAGTTTTAAGGTTCAAGGAAATATAAAAAAACTTGATTTAAAAATTGGTGATGAGGTTAGTAAAAATCAATTGATTTCAAAGCTAGATTCAAAGCCTTATGAATTAAAAGTATCTCAAGTTAGATATGGACTTAGTGAAGCAAAAGCTAGTCTAAAAAATGCCCAAAGTAATTATGAAAGAGTAAAGAAATTATATATAAACCAAAATGCCAGTACAAGTGATATAGACAACGCAAAGGCAAAACTAGATGCCTCAAAAGCAAAAGTAAAAAACATATTACAAGAATTGGAGTATGCAAAACTTCAAGAGTCATATACAAAATTGTATTCACCAATTGATGGTTATATTTCTTCAAAATTTGCACAAGAAAATGAAAATATTCAAGCAGGTATGCCTATTGTTTTAATTAGTGATAAATTAGTAAATGAAGTTCATGTTCAAGTCCCTGAAGATTTTGTAAATAAATTAAAAAAAGATGATGAAGTTAAGGTATTATTTAACTCAATTTCAAAGAAAACATATAATGGAAAAATATCAGAAATATCAAAGTTTTCTTCACAAAATGAGAAGTTATATTTAGTAATTATCAAACTTCTAAACAGTGATGAACAGATAAAAATAGGGATGTCAGGAGAAGTATATTTTAATATAAATGAAAATATGAACTCTTCTGTTTATTTAGTTCCTTCTAGTAGTGTATTAAGTGATGGAGATAATCATTTTGTGTATGTTTTATCTAAGGATGAAAATTTATACTTAATACAAAAACAAGAAGTGAAAGTAGGTGAATTAAGTAGTGCTGGCTATGAAATAACAGAAGGACTAAATAGTAAAGATTTAGTTTTAAAAGCAGGTATGAGTGAAGTATTTGAAGGAATGAAAGTAGAGCTTGGAAATAAAAAAGAATTAGGATTATAA
- a CDS encoding patatin-like phospholipase family protein, translated as MKAKKSVSLVLGSGGARGYTHIGIINELEKQGYEIKSVCGSSMGALVGGLYAAGKLEEYQKWVSNFNVIDILKLIDFSFNKDGMIKADKVFAKIEEIIGDVCIEDLPISFTATATDIVNKKEVWLQKGSLKDAIRASIAIPTIFTPKQLNGKTLFDGGILNPIPILPTASEFTDLIIAVNLNSDVKAKKEHLKLFKKDKGFIQNSISEFLQKHITKKESLSYFQLINKSIETMQEIISRHQLASHRPDIMIEIPSDICDFYDFHKANELIEYGKIITKEVL; from the coding sequence ATGAAAGCTAAAAAAAGCGTTTCTTTAGTTCTTGGAAGTGGTGGTGCTAGAGGTTATACACATATTGGTATAATAAATGAGTTAGAAAAACAAGGCTATGAAATAAAATCTGTTTGCGGATCGTCAATGGGAGCACTAGTTGGTGGATTATATGCAGCAGGTAAGTTAGAAGAATATCAAAAGTGGGTGTCTAATTTTAATGTAATAGATATTTTAAAACTTATTGACTTTTCTTTTAATAAAGATGGAATGATAAAAGCAGATAAAGTTTTTGCAAAAATCGAAGAGATTATTGGTGATGTTTGTATTGAAGATTTGCCTATTTCTTTTACTGCTACTGCAACTGATATTGTAAATAAAAAAGAAGTTTGGCTTCAAAAAGGAAGCTTAAAAGATGCAATTAGAGCTTCAATTGCAATTCCTACTATTTTTACTCCAAAACAATTAAATGGCAAAACTCTTTTTGATGGTGGGATATTAAATCCAATCCCAATTTTACCAACTGCTTCAGAGTTTACAGATTTGATTATAGCAGTGAATTTAAATAGTGATGTAAAAGCTAAAAAAGAGCATCTTAAATTATTTAAAAAAGATAAAGGGTTTATTCAAAATAGTATAAGTGAATTCTTACAAAAGCATATCACAAAAAAAGAATCACTTAGTTATTTTCAGCTTATAAATAAATCAATAGAAACTATGCAAGAAATAATCTCAAGGCATCAACTAGCAAGCCATAGACCTGATATTATGATAGAAATTCCAAGTGATATTTGTGATTTTTATGATTTTCATAAAGCAAATGAATTAATAGAATATGGGAAAATTATAACTAAAGAGGTTTTATAA
- a CDS encoding dicarboxylate/amino acid:cation symporter: protein MLKQLWFKVLIGMFLGIVCGLILSPNAFAIIPENIALSIAPWIALVGNIFLALIKMVVIPLVMSSIILGITSAGNPEILKNLGLKIAPYFVLTTTVAVIIGIIITYLLKPGLYVSPDILNSIEITAVEVSKNLKDISVPDMIVDLIPVNNAKAELDGNILAFVILSIFIGVALLNIEDDDARPLKDLAKSLQAFSMKVVEWAMKLAPYAVFGLLCNITIKIGFDAISSMFMYVLTVIIGLGLLLVFYLIIVYFSSNLRPIDFLSKIREVQLMAFSTSSSAAVMPLSIKTAQDKLNVPTTISKFVIPLGATVNMDGTALYQVCAAIFLTQLFGIDLTFIEIIVLAFTTVAASIGAPSTPGVGIVILATILQGIGVPVEGIALILGVDRILDMCRTTVNVTGDLTASLVMKKLTGYSNVSEKSARKVVHES from the coding sequence ATGTTAAAACAGTTGTGGTTTAAAGTTTTAATAGGTATGTTTTTAGGAATTGTATGTGGTTTGATTTTATCACCTAATGCTTTTGCAATTATTCCTGAAAATATAGCTTTGAGTATTGCACCTTGGATTGCTTTAGTTGGTAATATATTTTTAGCACTTATTAAAATGGTAGTTATTCCTTTAGTTATGAGTTCAATAATTTTAGGTATTACAAGTGCAGGTAATCCAGAAATATTAAAAAATCTTGGACTTAAAATAGCCCCTTATTTTGTTTTAACTACGACAGTTGCTGTTATTATTGGTATTATTATTACCTATTTATTAAAACCTGGATTATATGTATCCCCTGATATTTTAAATAGTATTGAAATTACAGCAGTTGAGGTTTCAAAAAATTTAAAAGATATTTCTGTTCCTGATATGATTGTTGATTTAATTCCTGTTAATAACGCAAAAGCTGAATTAGATGGGAATATTTTAGCCTTTGTAATTTTATCAATATTTATTGGAGTTGCTTTATTAAATATTGAAGATGATGATGCAAGACCTTTAAAAGATTTAGCAAAATCTTTACAAGCATTTTCTATGAAAGTTGTTGAGTGGGCTATGAAATTAGCTCCTTATGCGGTATTTGGACTACTTTGTAATATCACAATAAAAATAGGTTTTGATGCTATTTCTTCAATGTTTATGTATGTTTTAACTGTGATTATAGGTTTAGGCTTACTTTTAGTTTTCTATTTAATTATTGTCTACTTTTCATCAAATTTAAGACCAATAGATTTTTTAAGTAAAATAAGAGAAGTTCAACTAATGGCATTTTCAACTTCATCTTCTGCTGCTGTTATGCCATTATCTATTAAGACAGCACAAGATAAATTAAATGTTCCAACTACAATCTCAAAATTTGTAATACCTTTAGGTGCAACTGTAAATATGGATGGAACGGCACTTTATCAAGTTTGTGCTGCAATATTTTTAACACAACTTTTTGGTATTGATTTAACATTTATAGAAATTATAGTTTTAGCTTTCACTACTGTTGCAGCATCAATTGGAGCTCCAAGTACACCAGGAGTTGGTATTGTTATATTAGCTACAATATTACAAGGTATCGGAGTTCCTGTTGAAGGAATAGCTCTTATTTTAGGAGTAGATAGAATTCTAGATATGTGTAGAACTACTGTAAATGTTACAGGGGATTTAACAGCAAGTTTAGTTATGAAAAAACTAACAGGATACTCAAATGTATCAGAAAAGTCAGCAAGAAAGGTTGTTCATGAAAGCTAA
- a CDS encoding TetR/AcrR family transcriptional regulator, with product MLIRKEQILQTSLKLFNEKGCLNTSTRHIADELNISVGNLYYYFKNKEEIVIELFLRYLEKVFKNVTNLNYEKDEIFLLKEFLLDNLEIEIEYRFFHLELNLLVISFSKFKQIMQTQLKSEIELITQLIKHQIKYGYIKELDENEIEFFVSNIWIVVTNNVLYWSLQEHDIFSLTKKAALNKYYLIKPYLTKKSLDNENIKDIEKVLKDKR from the coding sequence ATGCTAATAAGAAAAGAACAAATCTTACAAACATCCTTAAAACTTTTTAATGAAAAAGGTTGTTTAAATACTTCAACAAGACATATAGCTGATGAATTGAATATTAGTGTAGGGAATCTTTATTATTATTTTAAAAATAAAGAAGAGATAGTAATAGAGCTTTTTTTAAGATATTTAGAAAAGGTTTTTAAGAATGTCACTAACTTAAATTATGAAAAAGATGAGATATTTTTATTAAAAGAATTTTTATTAGATAATTTAGAAATAGAGATAGAGTATAGGTTTTTTCATTTAGAATTAAATTTATTAGTTATCTCTTTTTCTAAATTTAAACAAATAATGCAAACTCAATTAAAAAGTGAAATAGAACTAATAACACAATTAATCAAGCACCAAATAAAATATGGTTACATAAAAGAACTAGATGAAAATGAAATAGAATTCTTTGTATCTAATATTTGGATTGTTGTAACAAATAATGTCTTATATTGGAGTTTACAAGAGCATGATATTTTTTCACTTACTAAAAAAGCTGCATTAAATAAATATTATTTAATAAAACCATATTTAACAAAGAAAAGTTTAGATAATGAAAATATAAAAGATATTGAAAAAGTATTAAAGGATAAGAGATGA
- a CDS encoding efflux RND transporter permease subunit, whose amino-acid sequence MNITSFALKNDKVTIVFSLLIFIYGVITFIDLPRAKDPGFIIRTATVVTYFPGASAKRVEQLVTDKLEKEIQQMSEIDFIKSTSKNGVSIIFVNILEKYKNMRPIWDSLRRKVQDGSRSLPQGTLTPIVNDEFGDVYGTLISIQSDGLSYRELEDISNDTKDIFLRLDDVAKIEILGIQNQAVYIEYDNSKLSSLNLSASYIKTILESKNIVLSGGNIKLEKNRLSIEPTGNYEDIEQIKNTLIPLNTGEKIYLKDIAKIRYEYKTPSNFIVQKDSKDAVLLAVSMKDDGDIIKLGEQIDALLVSVQDKLPLGVYLDRLFNEPKVVDRIVSNFVINLLQAMALVIIVMLFSLGFRTGMIVALLIPMSILLSFIIMSIFDIWLDQVSLAALIISLGLLVDSAIVMSESIMVLMQKGKSVVEASIKSANELKIPLLTSALTTSAAFLPIFLAKSTTGEYTNSIFKVVTITLLSSWVLALTLTPVLSKYFMKKGIKAKIKESFLSSFYKASLVFAISNKTVTLIVTIVLFIGSLLLFENVPKKFFPPSSESTFTVEINLPVGTAIETTLDSVKQIENFIKEKYMKEEKEVINFVSFIGESAPRFWLSYDQELASSEYSTILVNLKDTQNINEIRKDIEDFAKSKFPDMQISAKTLNMGPPVKKPIEIRISGKDIDKLSLMSSKIKQELSKIDGVVNISDDWGLKNKKIIVNIDESKALKEGISNLDIAVSLQTAVSGFEVTTFRKDDKLIPLILRSNENTKDDIDRLKTINVYSQSTGKNIPLSQVAKIDVVYEESKIIRRDRLKTITIGSAIKDGYNAIDVFDEIKPWLDEYSKRFDLGYFYEFGGEYEASAKANESIIVNLPIAFMVILLLMVAQFNSIRKPFIILTAIPLGIIGVSFGLFITNSYFGFMTLLGIISLSGIVINNAIVLLERIKLEQVENRLSPYDAVLQASLSRFRPIVLTTLTTVLGLVPLWYSGGIMWEPMAISIIFGLLVSTIFTLLFVPVLYSIFYKVKKV is encoded by the coding sequence ATGAATATTACATCTTTTGCATTAAAAAATGACAAAGTAACTATTGTTTTTTCTTTATTGATTTTTATTTATGGTGTAATTACTTTTATAGATTTGCCAAGGGCTAAAGACCCAGGATTTATCATAAGAACTGCAACAGTTGTCACTTATTTTCCTGGTGCTAGTGCAAAAAGAGTTGAGCAGCTAGTAACAGATAAATTAGAAAAAGAGATACAACAAATGAGTGAAATTGATTTTATTAAATCAACTTCAAAAAATGGTGTATCAATAATTTTTGTTAATATCTTAGAAAAATATAAAAATATGCGTCCAATTTGGGACAGTCTTAGAAGAAAAGTTCAAGATGGTTCAAGAAGTTTGCCTCAAGGGACATTAACTCCTATTGTAAATGATGAGTTTGGAGATGTTTATGGAACATTAATCTCAATACAAAGTGATGGATTAAGTTATAGAGAATTAGAAGATATTTCAAATGATACAAAAGATATTTTCTTAAGATTAGATGATGTAGCAAAAATCGAGATTTTAGGTATACAAAATCAAGCAGTATATATTGAGTATGATAACTCAAAATTATCTAGTTTAAATCTTAGTGCAAGTTACATAAAAACAATTTTAGAATCTAAAAATATAGTTTTATCAGGTGGGAATATAAAGCTTGAAAAAAATAGATTATCTATAGAACCAACAGGAAATTATGAAGATATAGAACAAATTAAAAATACTTTGATTCCTTTAAATACAGGAGAAAAAATATACTTAAAAGATATTGCAAAAATAAGATATGAGTATAAAACACCAAGTAATTTTATAGTTCAAAAAGATTCAAAAGATGCTGTTTTATTAGCAGTTTCGATGAAAGATGATGGAGATATTATTAAATTAGGAGAGCAAATAGATGCTTTACTTGTTTCTGTTCAGGATAAATTACCATTAGGAGTTTATTTAGATAGATTATTTAATGAACCAAAAGTTGTAGATAGAATAGTTAGTAATTTTGTAATTAATTTACTTCAAGCTATGGCTTTAGTAATAATAGTAATGTTATTCTCACTTGGATTTAGAACAGGTATGATTGTAGCCTTACTTATACCTATGTCTATACTTTTATCTTTTATTATTATGTCTATATTTGATATTTGGTTAGATCAAGTATCTTTAGCAGCTCTTATTATATCTTTGGGATTATTAGTAGATAGTGCTATTGTAATGAGTGAATCTATTATGGTTTTAATGCAAAAAGGTAAAAGTGTTGTTGAAGCTTCCATAAAAAGTGCAAATGAATTAAAAATACCACTATTAACATCAGCATTGACAACATCAGCTGCTTTTTTACCAATATTTTTAGCAAAATCAACTACTGGAGAATATACAAACTCTATTTTTAAAGTAGTAACAATCACACTTTTATCTTCATGGGTTTTAGCTTTAACTTTAACGCCAGTTTTAAGTAAATATTTTATGAAAAAGGGAATTAAAGCAAAAATAAAAGAGTCTTTTCTTTCTAGCTTTTATAAAGCAAGTTTAGTTTTTGCAATTTCAAATAAAACAGTTACTTTAATAGTAACTATAGTTTTATTTATAGGTTCATTACTTTTATTTGAAAATGTACCAAAAAAGTTTTTCCCTCCTTCTAGTGAATCTACTTTTACTGTAGAAATAAATTTACCAGTTGGAACAGCTATTGAAACTACTTTAGATAGTGTAAAACAAATAGAGAACTTCATAAAAGAAAAATATATGAAAGAGGAAAAAGAAGTTATTAATTTTGTCTCTTTTATTGGTGAAAGTGCTCCTAGGTTTTGGTTGTCTTATGACCAAGAGTTAGCAAGTAGTGAATATAGTACCATTTTAGTTAATTTAAAAGATACTCAAAATATAAATGAAATTAGAAAAGATATAGAAGATTTTGCAAAATCAAAATTTCCTGATATGCAAATAAGTGCAAAAACATTAAATATGGGACCACCTGTTAAAAAACCTATAGAGATTAGAATTAGTGGGAAAGATATAGATAAATTATCACTAATGAGTTCTAAAATAAAACAGGAATTATCAAAGATAGATGGTGTTGTAAATATATCTGATGACTGGGGTTTAAAGAATAAAAAAATAATAGTAAATATTGATGAATCAAAAGCCTTGAAAGAAGGGATTTCAAACCTAGATATTGCAGTTTCTCTTCAAACAGCTGTAAGTGGTTTTGAGGTTACTACATTTAGAAAAGATGATAAACTTATACCTCTTATTTTAAGGTCAAATGAAAATACAAAAGATGATATAGATAGATTAAAAACAATAAATGTTTATTCTCAATCAACAGGTAAAAATATACCTTTATCTCAAGTTGCAAAAATAGATGTAGTTTATGAAGAATCAAAAATAATAAGAAGAGATAGATTAAAAACTATTACAATTGGAAGTGCAATTAAAGATGGTTATAATGCAATTGATGTTTTTGATGAAATTAAACCTTGGTTGGATGAATATTCAAAAAGATTTGATTTAGGATATTTTTATGAATTTGGAGGAGAATATGAAGCTAGTGCAAAGGCTAATGAATCAATAATTGTAAATCTGCCTATCGCTTTTATGGTAATTCTTCTTTTAATGGTTGCCCAGTTTAATTCTATACGAAAACCTTTTATTATATTAACTGCAATTCCCCTTGGTATTATAGGAGTTAGTTTTGGATTATTTATTACAAATTCATATTTTGGATTTATGACATTACTAGGAATTATATCCTTAAGTGGTATTGTAATTAATAATGCAATTGTTTTATTAGAAAGAATAAAATTAGAACAAGTAGAAAATAGATTAAGTCCTTATGATGCTGTACTACAAGCTAGTCTAAGTAGATTTAGACCTATTGTACTTACAACTTTGACAACTGTTTTAGGTTTAGTTCCTTTATGGTATAGTGGAGGAATTATGTGGGAACCTATGGCTATATCTATAATTTTTGGTTTATTAGTATCAACAATATTTACTTTATTGTTTGTTCCCGTTTTATATTCTATTTTCTATAAAGTAAAAAAGGTATGA